A window from Marinagarivorans cellulosilyticus encodes these proteins:
- the mnmC gene encoding bifunctional tRNA (5-methylaminomethyl-2-thiouridine)(34)-methyltransferase MnmD/FAD-dependent 5-carboxymethylaminomethyl-2-thiouridine(34) oxidoreductase MnmC has product MAEFEKPEITWTQYGVPKSKRFNDFYFNEDGGLEESRFVFLQHNQLQRRWSNLKEQSSPPQVFSIAETGFGTGLNFLVAWQLWNKVAPNTATLHYIAVEKYPLHCPQITQAHNQWAELAPLAKQLVAQYPNPIENKVNRLSFNNGRVKLTLIFDSAEKALAELLPSYACAQQVRHHAYHYGSTLKTVDAWFLDGFSPSKNPDMWTPALYQIMAALSSNSTSISTFTSASDVRRGLQAVGFNVQRASGFGRKREMLAGTYVCSHPVSSRLTPSTTIVQARATRQRAQNKKTPATSWHLSAFNHSPKDIQHIAIIGAGLAGAHSAYALATRGFKVTVFEQSTIASGASGNPQGVVYTRFSHQNDALAQFNRYALHYADQLYSEGFYGRDGDRCGVLHLNQNEKQQAIQLKIAEHAKTNSTLATYLNRQQTIEATQLEGNNEGLFTQIGGWLQPAKVCQNLLKHPNISVKEHTFVKRVQPHDGGWQLELGSPEKTAKADLVIIANANSAALFEQTAQLPIKPIRGQMTYGEISNVDSFALTTCLCGDGYIAPPIKHTNTSGTVCFGATFDLNRQDLTITEEDNHKNLALAAQLITPNTLPSLQNLQGRASYRCTTRDYLPIVGPVCNHQKMLEAFAPYRANKYTTVDQPGRFYNNLFMNIGHGSRGLSYTPLAAEILASVITGEPLPIDEKLYQQIHPARFVIRDLIRNKA; this is encoded by the coding sequence ATGGCCGAATTTGAAAAACCAGAAATAACATGGACGCAATACGGCGTACCAAAGTCCAAACGTTTTAATGACTTTTATTTTAATGAGGATGGCGGCCTTGAAGAATCGCGCTTTGTATTTTTACAGCACAACCAATTACAAAGGCGCTGGAGCAACCTTAAAGAGCAGAGCAGCCCACCACAGGTATTCTCTATTGCAGAAACTGGGTTTGGCACCGGGCTTAACTTTCTTGTCGCTTGGCAGCTTTGGAATAAGGTCGCGCCTAACACGGCAACACTGCACTATATTGCGGTTGAAAAATACCCATTACACTGCCCCCAAATAACACAAGCCCATAATCAATGGGCCGAGCTAGCTCCTCTTGCCAAGCAATTGGTAGCACAATATCCAAATCCAATAGAAAACAAAGTTAACCGATTAAGTTTTAATAATGGGCGAGTTAAATTAACGTTAATTTTCGATAGTGCCGAAAAAGCGCTAGCAGAATTATTGCCATCGTACGCTTGCGCACAACAAGTGCGCCATCATGCATACCATTATGGCAGTACTTTAAAAACTGTCGACGCTTGGTTTTTGGATGGATTTTCGCCGTCGAAAAACCCCGACATGTGGACGCCAGCGCTTTATCAAATAATGGCCGCATTAAGCTCGAACTCAACGTCTATCTCGACATTTACATCCGCAAGCGATGTACGTAGAGGATTACAAGCCGTTGGTTTTAATGTTCAGCGGGCATCAGGCTTTGGGCGAAAACGCGAAATGCTGGCCGGCACCTATGTTTGTTCTCACCCAGTTAGCTCCCGTTTAACACCAAGCACAACAATAGTGCAGGCTCGAGCAACCCGTCAGCGCGCACAAAACAAAAAAACACCTGCAACCTCTTGGCATTTATCAGCATTCAATCATTCACCAAAAGACATACAGCATATTGCAATTATTGGTGCTGGACTGGCTGGCGCGCATTCGGCTTATGCGTTAGCGACACGCGGTTTTAAAGTCACAGTTTTTGAACAAAGCACTATAGCGAGCGGCGCAAGCGGCAATCCTCAGGGTGTGGTTTACACCCGATTTTCGCATCAAAACGACGCCTTAGCGCAATTTAACCGCTACGCGCTACACTACGCCGATCAGCTTTACAGCGAAGGTTTTTACGGCCGCGATGGCGACCGCTGTGGCGTATTACATTTAAACCAAAATGAAAAACAGCAAGCTATTCAACTAAAAATTGCCGAGCATGCCAAGACCAACAGCACGCTAGCTACGTACTTAAATCGCCAACAAACCATTGAGGCCACCCAATTAGAGGGCAACAACGAAGGGCTGTTTACCCAAATAGGTGGCTGGCTGCAACCAGCAAAAGTTTGCCAAAACCTGCTAAAGCACCCCAACATTTCGGTAAAAGAGCACACCTTTGTTAAACGCGTACAGCCACACGACGGCGGCTGGCAGCTTGAGCTAGGCTCCCCAGAAAAAACAGCCAAAGCAGACCTCGTAATAATTGCTAACGCAAATAGCGCAGCTTTATTTGAGCAAACCGCGCAACTGCCCATCAAACCTATTCGAGGGCAAATGACCTACGGTGAAATATCCAATGTCGATTCATTTGCGTTAACAACCTGCCTGTGCGGCGACGGCTATATCGCCCCTCCGATAAAACATACAAACACGAGCGGGACCGTTTGTTTTGGTGCAACCTTTGATTTGAATAGGCAAGACCTAACCATTACCGAAGAAGATAACCATAAGAACCTAGCCCTTGCCGCGCAACTTATCACCCCCAATACATTGCCTTCGCTGCAAAACCTACAAGGCAGGGCCTCATACCGCTGCACCACGCGCGATTACCTACCCATTGTCGGACCTGTCTGCAATCACCAGAAAATGCTGGAGGCTTTCGCGCCCTACCGTGCAAATAAGTACACCACCGTCGATCAGCCAGGGCGCTTTTATAACAACTTATTTATGAATATCGGGCATGGATCAAGGGGGCTGTCGTACACGCCATTGGCGGCAGAAATACTGGCCAGCGTCATTACAGGTGAACCTCTACCAATAGATGAAAAACTGTACCAGCAAATACACCCAGCGCGCTTTGTGATACGCGACTTAATAAGAAATAAAGCTTAG
- a CDS encoding EVE domain-containing protein, whose protein sequence is MASSQTWLLKTEPDEFSIDDLSSSAPSVWDGVRNYKARNYLRDDVQLGDRVFIYHSSCRLIGIAGLALVTRSGYADPAQFDLSSPYYDAKSTIDRPRWYCIDLKLEQRFERVIPLALLKQQPQLADMLLLRQPRLSVQPVSAEHFRHIMAMNSPVALTQGHL, encoded by the coding sequence GTGGCATCCTCCCAAACATGGCTGCTAAAAACGGAGCCGGATGAATTTTCTATTGATGATCTTTCTTCTAGCGCGCCATCGGTATGGGATGGCGTGCGCAACTATAAAGCGCGCAACTATCTACGAGATGATGTGCAGTTAGGCGATAGGGTGTTTATCTATCACAGCAGTTGCCGGTTAATAGGTATCGCGGGCTTGGCCTTGGTGACGCGAAGTGGGTACGCCGACCCCGCCCAATTTGACCTTTCTAGCCCTTATTATGATGCTAAAAGTACAATCGATAGGCCGCGTTGGTATTGTATTGACTTAAAGCTAGAACAGCGCTTTGAGCGTGTTATACCGCTAGCGTTATTAAAGCAGCAGCCTCAGCTGGCGGACATGTTGTTGCTCCGCCAACCAAGGCTGTCTGTGCAGCCGGTATCCGCAGAGCATTTTCGCCATATTATGGCTATGAACTCACCGGTCGCCCTGACTCAAGGCCATCTTTAA
- a CDS encoding serine/threonine protein kinase has protein sequence MNLKTIFALNAFAAALAGCGSNGDVNIDASKASDDNSTVINNPDVSDPIVDANPCASYAVDGTTFKGSFDGADCVYLAKFADLDKPITSDITLAEIPGVHLFKGSLMIGKNYSSDADLAAAGITQGGDAATLTIEPGVTVAFESKDNYLVINRGAQIMAKGTALNPITITAKSDIEGNVAFDDVSQWGGMIINGFGITNKCDYGDYAIDDAAITTSNCHVEAEGKSGVGTTHYGGANNADSSGVLEYFIVKHTGAEVGAGNELNGISFDAVGSGTSVNYLQAYSTYDDGIEMFGGAVNINHYVALYVRDDSIDIDEGYQGTIDHALVIHSQDNGNRCVESDGIGSYSSKTEEFKQKLISQGLNSRATIKNLTCITSGVEQGTHDPSQGIRAREAHFLTLENALVTSAYAADSDPAEKDATHNFCFNLNNAEDQAAAQSGDLSVKGSIFVCQDLTSGKSLPNDTTVEAWLSADASNQLFQADTEDAGIDLNADNLAILDGFYSLPIADMKINGNVTTATPVNTDYIGAVTKTSDWTQDWTFGLHDGEPLWFN, from the coding sequence ATGAATTTAAAAACTATATTTGCCCTTAATGCTTTTGCCGCTGCCCTGGCGGGTTGTGGTAGCAACGGAGATGTCAATATCGATGCTAGCAAAGCATCAGATGACAACAGCACCGTCATCAATAACCCAGACGTATCCGACCCCATCGTTGACGCCAACCCTTGTGCATCTTACGCGGTCGACGGAACAACCTTTAAAGGCTCGTTTGATGGAGCGGACTGTGTTTACTTGGCTAAATTTGCCGACCTCGACAAACCCATAACATCAGACATTACTCTTGCCGAAATTCCTGGCGTGCACTTGTTCAAAGGCAGCTTGATGATAGGCAAAAACTACAGCAGCGACGCCGATCTTGCCGCCGCAGGCATTACACAAGGTGGCGACGCAGCAACCCTGACCATTGAACCTGGCGTTACCGTGGCTTTTGAAAGTAAAGACAACTACTTAGTTATCAACCGCGGCGCCCAAATCATGGCAAAAGGCACGGCACTAAACCCCATCACTATCACCGCCAAAAGCGATATTGAGGGTAATGTTGCCTTCGACGATGTGAGCCAATGGGGCGGAATGATCATTAACGGCTTCGGTATTACCAATAAATGTGACTACGGCGATTACGCCATTGATGATGCCGCTATTACGACCTCTAATTGCCACGTAGAAGCCGAAGGTAAAAGCGGTGTCGGTACAACCCACTACGGTGGCGCTAACAATGCAGATAGCTCTGGCGTACTCGAGTATTTCATCGTTAAGCATACTGGTGCAGAAGTTGGCGCGGGTAACGAACTAAACGGCATTTCGTTTGACGCAGTGGGTTCAGGCACAAGCGTTAATTACCTACAAGCCTACTCAACTTATGATGACGGCATCGAGATGTTTGGCGGCGCCGTCAACATTAATCACTATGTAGCACTTTACGTACGCGACGATTCAATCGATATCGACGAAGGCTACCAAGGCACTATTGATCATGCTTTAGTTATTCATAGTCAAGACAACGGCAACCGATGCGTAGAGTCAGATGGCATAGGTTCTTACAGCAGTAAAACCGAAGAATTTAAGCAAAAATTAATTAGCCAAGGTTTGAATTCTCGCGCAACAATTAAAAACCTTACCTGCATTACTTCAGGGGTTGAACAAGGCACACATGACCCCAGCCAAGGCATCCGCGCCCGAGAAGCTCACTTTTTAACGCTTGAGAACGCATTAGTGACTTCAGCATATGCAGCTGACTCAGACCCAGCGGAAAAAGACGCTACGCATAACTTTTGCTTCAATTTAAATAACGCAGAAGATCAAGCTGCAGCGCAAAGCGGAGACCTAAGCGTCAAGGGCTCCATATTCGTATGCCAAGATTTAACCAGTGGCAAATCACTACCTAATGACACGACGGTTGAAGCATGGTTAAGCGCTGACGCAAGCAACCAACTATTCCAAGCGGATACAGAAGATGCCGGCATCGATTTAAACGCTGACAACCTTGCCATTCTTGATGGTTTCTATTCGCTGCCAATAGCTGACATGAAAATAAACGGCAACGTAACAACTGCAACGCCTGTAAATACTGATTACATCGGCGCAGTCACCAAAACGAGTGACTGGACTCAAGATTGGACTTTTGGTTTACACGACGGCGAGCCACTTTGGTTTAACTAA
- the dxs gene encoding 1-deoxy-D-xylulose-5-phosphate synthase has translation MFDEIPSQRPDTPLLDTIQGAADVRALDEKLLPQLAKELRAFLLFTVGQSGGHFGAGLGVVELTIALHYVLNTPDDRVVWDVGHQTYPHKILTGRRDAMGSIRQHNGLSGFPKRSESHYDAFGVGHSSTSISAALGMALGAQMAGREQKAVAVIGDGAMTAGMAFEALNHAAHTKADLLVVLNDNNMSISPNVGGLATYFSKIWASKAYTSFREGGKKVLKRLPQASELVRKTEEHMKGMVSPGTLFEELGFYYVGPIDGHDLPRLTHDLKNLSEIPGPKLLHIITQKGKGFTPAEKDPVGYHALNKIEPKPEKPQQKRLKYQDVFGQWLCDTASQDPSLVGITPAMCEGSGMVEFSERFTDRYFDVAIAEQHAVTLAAGMACEGQKPVVAIYSTFLQRAYDQLVHDVAIQKLDVTFAIDRAGLVGEDGPTHGGNFDISYLNCIPELTIATPSDENECYQLLNTSYAFKGPSAVRYPRGTGLGVAIDKTAADLPIGTSRAILTGASVCILNFGVLLPSAQAVAQKHGFSVIDMRWVKPLDTSAILKAAQQHSLIVTLEENTIQGGAGSAVNQVLIQNSITTPTLNLGLPDSYIEHAKRSEQLAQIGLDIEGIEASIQRRLQSLHATPAA, from the coding sequence ATGTTTGACGAAATTCCCTCCCAACGCCCCGACACGCCACTGCTTGATACCATTCAAGGGGCTGCGGATGTCCGCGCACTCGACGAAAAATTACTGCCACAACTCGCTAAAGAGTTACGCGCATTCCTATTATTTACTGTAGGGCAATCGGGGGGGCACTTTGGTGCTGGGCTAGGTGTCGTGGAGCTAACCATTGCTCTGCATTATGTACTCAACACACCGGACGACCGCGTGGTATGGGATGTTGGCCATCAAACCTACCCCCACAAAATATTAACGGGCCGCCGAGATGCCATGGGGTCTATACGCCAGCACAACGGTTTATCTGGCTTCCCTAAACGCTCCGAAAGCCACTACGACGCCTTTGGCGTTGGCCATTCAAGCACTTCAATTAGTGCAGCTTTAGGTATGGCGCTGGGTGCGCAAATGGCAGGCAGAGAACAAAAAGCGGTTGCAGTTATCGGTGATGGCGCCATGACTGCTGGCATGGCGTTTGAGGCGCTCAACCATGCCGCGCACACCAAAGCTGACCTGCTAGTAGTATTGAACGACAACAATATGTCTATTTCGCCAAATGTTGGCGGACTAGCCACTTACTTTTCTAAAATTTGGGCGTCCAAAGCCTATACCAGCTTTCGCGAAGGCGGGAAAAAAGTCCTTAAGCGACTACCTCAAGCCTCGGAATTAGTGCGCAAAACAGAAGAGCACATGAAAGGCATGGTATCGCCTGGCACCTTATTCGAAGAGCTAGGCTTTTATTATGTCGGCCCGATTGATGGTCACGATCTACCGCGTTTGACCCACGATTTAAAAAACCTGAGTGAGATACCAGGCCCCAAGCTGCTTCACATTATTACCCAAAAAGGCAAAGGCTTTACACCGGCCGAAAAAGACCCCGTAGGCTATCATGCGCTCAACAAAATTGAGCCGAAACCTGAAAAGCCTCAACAAAAACGTTTGAAGTACCAGGATGTGTTCGGGCAATGGTTGTGCGATACCGCTTCGCAAGACCCAAGCCTTGTCGGTATTACACCGGCTATGTGCGAAGGTTCGGGGATGGTTGAGTTCTCGGAACGCTTTACCGACCGATATTTTGACGTCGCCATTGCAGAACAACACGCTGTGACCCTAGCCGCTGGAATGGCCTGCGAAGGGCAAAAACCCGTTGTGGCTATTTATTCAACCTTTTTACAACGCGCCTACGACCAGCTGGTACACGATGTTGCCATTCAGAAGCTTGACGTTACTTTCGCCATTGACCGCGCAGGCCTTGTCGGCGAAGACGGCCCAACGCACGGCGGCAATTTTGATATTTCTTACCTTAACTGTATACCCGAGCTTACAATCGCCACCCCCAGCGATGAAAACGAATGCTACCAACTTCTGAATACCAGCTATGCCTTTAAAGGGCCATCTGCTGTTCGCTACCCGCGCGGCACTGGCCTAGGTGTAGCGATAGATAAAACAGCTGCCGACCTCCCTATTGGGACTAGCCGAGCGATTCTCACGGGCGCTAGTGTATGCATTCTCAATTTCGGTGTGCTACTACCATCTGCGCAAGCTGTAGCGCAAAAGCACGGCTTTAGCGTAATTGACATGCGCTGGGTAAAACCGCTGGATACCAGTGCCATATTAAAAGCGGCACAACAACACAGCTTAATTGTAACCCTAGAAGAAAACACCATCCAAGGTGGCGCAGGCAGCGCCGTTAACCAAGTGCTTATTCAAAACAGCATAACCACCCCAACATTAAACCTTGGCCTGCCCGATAGCTATATCGAACACGCTAAACGCTCAGAGCAGCTCGCCCAAATAGGACTCGACATTGAGGGCATAGAAGCCTCTATTCAGCGGCGCTTGCAAAGCCTTCACGCTACGCCGGCAGCCTAG
- the ylqF gene encoding ribosome biogenesis GTPase YlqF → MPSVDVVIEVLDARLPYSSTNPMIETLRKDKPYLKVLSKSDLADAAITEQWLAFWREQKNVDALAITTEKTSIAKTIPDRVLAMLPQRTRRATAVQALILGIPNVGKSTLINTLVGRKVASVGNEPAITKAQAKIRVTDDFVLIDTPGMTWPGAKNEMVNYRLAASGAIRDTALEYDDLGLFAMDYMLQRYPARVSEYFTIKSLSDIAYEAMEQVAKRRGCAKGGRVDFLRAGELFVRELRAGKMGRISFEEPFVTYHLRD, encoded by the coding sequence ATGCCTTCTGTTGACGTGGTGATTGAGGTTCTGGATGCAAGGTTGCCGTACTCCAGCACCAACCCCATGATTGAAACACTGCGTAAAGATAAACCCTACCTCAAAGTGCTTAGTAAATCGGACTTAGCCGACGCCGCCATTACCGAACAGTGGCTGGCTTTTTGGCGAGAACAAAAGAATGTTGATGCGCTGGCGATAACAACAGAGAAAACCAGTATTGCGAAGACAATACCGGATCGGGTATTAGCCATGCTACCCCAGCGCACGCGGCGCGCGACGGCTGTACAGGCGCTAATACTGGGCATCCCCAATGTTGGTAAATCTACGTTAATTAACACGCTTGTTGGTCGTAAAGTGGCCAGTGTGGGTAATGAGCCTGCAATTACCAAGGCGCAAGCTAAAATTCGCGTAACTGATGACTTTGTGCTGATCGATACCCCCGGTATGACGTGGCCTGGCGCTAAAAACGAAATGGTAAATTATCGCTTAGCAGCGAGTGGGGCTATTCGTGATACGGCATTAGAGTATGACGACTTAGGGCTATTTGCGATGGATTATATGCTGCAACGTTACCCCGCGCGTGTAAGCGAGTATTTTACGATAAAATCACTATCAGATATTGCTTACGAGGCTATGGAGCAGGTGGCTAAGCGGCGAGGTTGTGCAAAAGGCGGTCGCGTCGATTTCCTGCGTGCTGGCGAGCTTTTTGTGCGGGAATTGCGCGCTGGTAAGATGGGCCGCATCAGTTTTGAAGAGCCATTTGTCACTTACCATCTGCGAGATTAA
- a CDS encoding FHA domain-containing protein: MSENISATRLNTLIDEPDQEFDVRAALFFQGKEYALLPSNLPFQIGRDETVCQLVVDSELASRNHCAIVMKDGQLGLLDTSTNGSVVKFGRADSIVVHRKFLPLAGQGCFKLGEKIDLNDPNLIMFKVTKVGVAS, from the coding sequence ATGAGCGAAAACATATCTGCTACACGCTTGAACACATTGATCGACGAGCCGGATCAAGAGTTTGATGTTAGGGCGGCGCTGTTTTTTCAAGGTAAAGAATACGCATTGTTACCTAGCAATTTACCCTTTCAAATAGGCCGCGATGAGACCGTTTGCCAGTTGGTTGTTGATAGCGAGCTCGCTTCGCGCAACCACTGTGCAATTGTGATGAAAGATGGTCAGTTGGGTTTGTTGGATACCAGTACTAACGGCTCTGTTGTAAAGTTTGGTCGTGCGGATAGCATCGTAGTTCATCGAAAATTCCTCCCTTTGGCGGGCCAAGGGTGCTTTAAGTTGGGGGAGAAAATAGACTTGAACGACCCTAATCTAATCATGTTTAAGGTAACAAAAGTGGGTGTTGCTAGCTAA
- the fldB gene encoding flavodoxin FldB, which produces MTEHKRKIGLFYGSSTCYTQMSGEKIAEQLGADTVDIYNIADEPLSTALFYRYLIFGIPTWDYGELQEDWEDVWEELDELNLDGITVALYGQGDQEGYPEWFLDAMGFLYHKLKQRGAQIVGFWPVTGYTFEGSKALTEDKQHFVGLALDDETQFELSSKRIEHWCKQLKDDFNY; this is translated from the coding sequence ATGACTGAGCACAAAAGAAAGATAGGCTTGTTCTACGGCAGCTCCACTTGCTATACGCAAATGTCAGGTGAAAAAATCGCTGAACAATTAGGCGCAGATACTGTTGATATTTACAACATTGCAGACGAGCCGCTCAGTACCGCATTATTTTACCGCTATTTAATATTTGGCATTCCTACATGGGATTATGGCGAGCTACAAGAAGACTGGGAGGATGTATGGGAGGAGCTCGACGAGCTAAACTTAGACGGCATCACAGTCGCGCTCTATGGCCAAGGCGACCAAGAAGGTTACCCTGAATGGTTTTTAGATGCTATGGGGTTTCTGTACCATAAATTAAAGCAGCGCGGCGCGCAGATTGTTGGTTTTTGGCCCGTAACGGGCTACACCTTTGAAGGCTCTAAAGCGCTTACCGAAGACAAACAGCATTTTGTTGGTCTCGCGCTCGATGATGAAACCCAGTTTGAGCTTTCTAGCAAGCGCATTGAGCATTGGTGTAAACAATTAAAAGACGACTTTAATTATTAA
- a CDS encoding TonB-dependent receptor domain-containing protein produces MSTYMDKFPLKKTGFAVSALSVAISSISYAQDVPPPIEEVQVFGRLKSGAESLAVERMDQSVAVDIIGIEQISRIGDSDVAAALRRVPGITLVDDKFVYVRGLGERYSSTLLNGAVVPSPDLTRSVIPLDIFPTSIVESLSVQKVYSANMPAHFGGGAVDIRTTGVPDDIVFNLELGLKQNSISRSDFLTYNGDEKWGSDESRALSGGIQSAIDDYRGDISTNNIQNTLQNQTPALSDEAAYAEAQRLNRNIALDIKRDNTITAKDPSQDYSFEGALGNNFDVGKGIEFGIIANTKLERESRNKNITQRKLDNPTEHVTFTKKSTETTNVMGNLAMGLNLNFDNSIETTHIFLRNTEDSAALVDQFGNDGNNPLSSGEGERDSAIRFEEREMRINQIRGSHELGTDTLDLLGWDALRALEGLKFEWYISDSTSTTDLPNETNINSRVFYSLENQEPKSSVFSGKTVADHRFTQLEDELDNEGFKLFYPIETASLAITLSTGLDNWQKNREYKQLQFAIEHDIAINSALFNQDTTQFYSDKNIVNNDNEFSIGTVGSNNESYIATVKNNSIFGNIDATIRDTWRVNLGIRQEAYQQVTLAWDPLAYDHSPLIQNPNAPQSEIEQYFVDAVREEDDTFASLAFTYITNNFWADDFQLRLSFAQTAIRPDMRELSSSAYIDPLTGFSVTGDGQLKSSYLDHIDLRAEWFFSGGDSLTISLFSKDIEDPIEYFQTPAAGGNTALEVVNAESATVAGVELEFMKGLGSLHSTLDPFFTQGNITLLDHELIAGENASSPTNEKRGLQGASDYAVNMIFGFDSPNGEHSATLAYNVFGERLFFAGRLGEPDAMEQPFNSLDLTYSYYPIDQVSVKAKIKNILDGEKSIERDTSSGSVEVFNMEIGRTFSIDVKYSF; encoded by the coding sequence ATGTCAACATATATGGATAAATTCCCACTAAAAAAAACTGGCTTTGCAGTGTCTGCGCTAAGTGTCGCAATTAGCTCAATTTCTTACGCACAAGATGTGCCCCCACCGATTGAAGAAGTTCAGGTGTTTGGACGTTTAAAAAGCGGCGCCGAGTCTTTAGCTGTCGAACGCATGGACCAATCTGTAGCAGTTGATATTATTGGCATCGAACAAATCAGTCGCATCGGCGATTCCGATGTTGCCGCCGCGTTGCGCCGCGTACCCGGCATTACGCTTGTTGACGATAAGTTTGTCTATGTCCGAGGCCTTGGTGAACGATATTCTTCAACACTACTCAATGGCGCAGTGGTCCCCTCACCGGACCTTACCCGCAGCGTAATACCGCTGGATATTTTCCCAACGTCTATTGTTGAATCCTTGTCTGTACAAAAAGTGTATTCTGCTAATATGCCAGCTCATTTTGGCGGCGGCGCTGTGGACATTCGCACTACGGGCGTGCCTGATGATATCGTTTTCAACCTTGAGCTAGGCTTAAAACAAAATTCCATTTCGCGTAGTGATTTTCTTACTTATAACGGCGACGAAAAATGGGGTAGCGATGAATCTCGGGCTTTATCCGGCGGCATCCAGAGTGCCATCGACGACTACCGTGGCGACATTAGCACTAACAACATCCAAAATACGCTACAAAATCAAACACCCGCCCTTTCAGATGAAGCCGCATACGCTGAAGCGCAACGTTTAAACCGTAATATCGCTCTCGATATTAAACGTGACAACACCATCACCGCAAAAGACCCCAGCCAAGACTATTCGTTTGAAGGTGCGTTGGGTAATAACTTTGATGTTGGCAAAGGCATTGAGTTCGGCATAATCGCGAATACGAAACTCGAACGCGAGTCCAGAAATAAAAACATTACTCAACGCAAGCTGGACAACCCCACCGAACACGTAACTTTCACAAAGAAGTCAACCGAAACGACCAATGTGATGGGCAATTTAGCCATGGGGCTCAATTTAAATTTTGACAATAGTATAGAGACAACCCATATATTTTTGCGTAACACAGAAGATTCCGCCGCACTGGTTGATCAGTTCGGCAACGACGGTAATAATCCACTATCAAGTGGCGAGGGGGAGCGCGATAGCGCGATACGTTTTGAAGAGCGCGAAATGCGTATTAACCAAATACGCGGAAGCCATGAATTGGGAACCGACACACTTGATCTACTTGGCTGGGATGCCCTGCGCGCATTAGAAGGCTTAAAGTTTGAGTGGTACATTTCTGATAGCACCTCAACAACAGACCTTCCCAACGAAACCAACATCAACAGCCGCGTTTTTTATAGCCTAGAAAACCAAGAGCCCAAAAGCTCCGTATTTTCAGGAAAAACGGTAGCAGATCATCGCTTTACCCAGCTGGAAGATGAGCTCGACAACGAAGGCTTTAAGCTCTTCTACCCCATTGAAACAGCTTCACTTGCAATAACGTTGTCAACAGGCTTAGACAACTGGCAAAAGAACAGAGAATACAAACAGCTTCAATTTGCCATTGAGCATGATATTGCAATTAACAGCGCATTATTCAACCAAGACACAACACAATTCTATTCCGACAAAAATATTGTTAACAACGATAATGAATTTTCCATCGGCACAGTAGGAAGCAATAACGAAAGCTACATTGCCACAGTTAAAAACAATTCTATTTTTGGTAACATTGATGCAACAATTAGAGACACATGGCGGGTTAATTTGGGGATTCGTCAGGAGGCCTATCAACAAGTCACTTTAGCTTGGGACCCTCTTGCGTACGACCACAGCCCCCTAATTCAAAACCCTAATGCCCCACAAAGCGAAATCGAGCAGTATTTTGTAGATGCCGTCAGAGAAGAAGACGATACTTTCGCTTCGCTTGCGTTTACTTACATCACCAATAACTTCTGGGCTGATGATTTTCAATTGCGCTTAAGTTTTGCACAGACAGCCATTCGACCCGATATGCGTGAGCTATCATCCAGTGCCTATATTGACCCACTAACGGGCTTTTCGGTAACCGGCGACGGCCAACTAAAATCGTCCTACTTAGATCACATCGATTTACGTGCTGAGTGGTTTTTCAGCGGTGGCGACTCACTCACCATCTCGTTATTTTCAAAAGATATTGAAGACCCCATTGAATACTTTCAAACGCCTGCTGCAGGTGGCAACACCGCGCTTGAGGTGGTTAACGCTGAGAGCGCTACAGTAGCGGGGGTTGAACTTGAATTTATGAAAGGTTTGGGCTCATTGCATTCAACGCTGGACCCATTTTTCACTCAAGGCAATATCACACTACTTGATCACGAGCTCATAGCGGGTGAAAACGCCAGCTCTCCCACCAATGAAAAGCGTGGTTTACAAGGAGCTTCAGATTACGCCGTCAACATGATTTTTGGCTTTGACTCACCCAATGGTGAACACTCAGCAACCTTGGCCTACAACGTCTTTGGAGAACGCCTATTTTTTGCCGGCAGACTAGGCGAGCCAGATGCCATGGAGCAACCCTTCAACTCTTTAGACCTTACTTATTCGTACTACCCCATCGACCAGGTCTCAGTTAAAGCTAAAATAAAAAATATTTTAGACGGCGAGAAAAGTATTGAACGTGATACTTCCAGCGGCAGCGTTGAAGTATTCAACATGGAAATTGGCCGTACCTTTAGCATTGACGTGAAATACAGTTTTTAG